Part of the Nicotiana sylvestris chromosome 5, ASM39365v2, whole genome shotgun sequence genome is shown below.
TCCAAAGAATCCAAATCAGCCTTAATCAGACCAaaacaaattaaactaattagaaCTAGCTAGACGACTAATCAAACTGAAACCAAACATGAACTAATTATTATTTAactaaaagaaaaacagaaactaATTCAAGCAAAACTTAATAAAACTTATTAGCAAATTATAAATCGAACTAGTATCAGGAATTGGAACAtattcaaacaaacaactagacTTAATCAAATCGGGATACAAGATTAGAGCAatattgacaaaaattaaaaCGTAAATTAACTAGACATTTAAACAAGGAATTCACacatgcagaaaatcagaaaaggaaaaagaaattgaagatgAAAGAAAAATACCAATACGAACCCCCTGACCACGAAGAGCTCCGGCCAGCGGTTTTTTTCTCCACATCCCCGAAATTTCTGACCcttaacatccctaaccatgtgttttcataagaaaacacctGGTTAGGGTTGTTAGGGTCCGAAATCATGGAGATCTTGCCTTAGGTTTTTGGTCAGAAACCCTCGATCTGAGATTCGAGCTTTTCCAGACAGATTCGAGAGACAAGGCCAtgggggttgggtagaggaggcccagacggtcacatggtgttaatttggtgttaTTTGGGGTAGGTCTCGTCGTGACCGGAGAATTTTCTGTCGAATATTCGAGGAGATGGGGAAAGATTCGAGGGACACCAACGGCATGGTTagaaagagggattcatggggaatctatggtgtgaatttgggacaGATCGGCGTAGGTTGTGTTCGCCGGCGGTAGGGTTCCGGCGAAGGATATGGGGGAGGCTTGTTTTTTAGGGTTAGGGATGGACAGGGGTTTTGAAAGACGAGATAGGGGGGTAAATattttggacatatatatatataacaaactAAGACGATCTCATCCGTTCGATCAAGAAACAACGGTTGAGATGGACTTCGcgaaaacgacgtcgtttggatattTTGAGGACCCGGACCTGGTCCGCAGTGGATTGGGCTTGGGGCGTGGGAAAGAAGAACGAAATGTTTGGCCCGGGTGAATTGTTTTGGGCATGGCCCAAATCATGGGCAGccctttctttatttctttttgttttcttttttttcatttgtttcttttatctattttttgtatattttttctgattttataaaattgcaacaattaaaattaaactaattgatttctaaaattattttaaaaactatttcgggacgaattcacaattaaacaattaaaaatgcaaaagtgaactatttttgttattttcttcctattttgtcctaaaacaaattaacccctaattcattaaaaatatgaaattaaatgcaaatgcatatttttgtattttcatatgaattagAATGCACATATAAATGCGCCAATTAGCAGAAAATGTCACCAAAATTCcctaaaattataaaataataaagaaattgttttgttcgaatttctgggaataatttgcttttgggcaaaaatcacatgctcacagctgcccctctttgctcggaaacatgaaaagttttcggtcaaagataagtgagcaaatatgggcgatttttgcccgtttgaatattccgtgtaaagcatttttgaaagagttgaccgcaccctgcttcggaggttacctacatatcctgggctaaacaggaatcagatcagtgtagttcaggagtgtctggtagctgggactaccaagaGCTATGATTTTACTACGATTGCTGTTGTTACTGCTAGCTGACTTCCCTTACTACACCATGgcaaaataaaagaagttaaACTAAACTATGACCTAGGAATtgcaaaatcctatctaaattcttcaaatgTTGTTGTACTTCCTCGTTGCTTTATTGTCTTGCATTTTCTTAGCAAAATCCTTCGTTGCCATTGCGAACTACAAACTGAGGTGTTGTTTATTTCttcaaattgctgaacttgaatgtatttccTTATTGTACGGGTGGGCTTtcgattactgaaacttgaaccatatgtattcctctattatccaggtgggctcctaacttcacaaaatgaaccaaacaaagaaatctttctgccccagtttggaaaactGGGTACATGTTACCATATACTAATAAgaattgaaaactaaaacttgaattgcgATAAGAATGAAGTGTAACtttaaaatttaaagactgaaatgtattcctctgttataggggcgggctccccacttcaaaacttaaaatttaaaactgaaatgtatcccttgttataggggcgggctccccacttcaaaatttaaaatttacaaactgaaatgtattcccttgttataggggcgggccccccacttcaaaacttaaaatttaaaaactaaaatgtattcccttgttataggggcgggctccccactttaaaatttaaaatttacaaactgaaatgtattcccttgttataggggcgggctccccacttcaaaatttaaaacttataaacttaaaattcaaaaactgaaatgtattcccttgttataggggcgagCTCCCCACATCAaaacttaaaattcaaaaattgaaatgtattcccttgttataggggcgggctccccacttcaaaacttaaaattttgtcctaaacatgcaaactttgagaCTACCCTACATTTCCCTATGTTACTCCTCATTATCTTGTATTTTAACCATACCACACTTGCGGTCAAACCTTATTAATGCTTGCTTTTCCCTCATGGAGATTTCCTCCTGAACACACAGTtcttctgcccctgtttcaatcacaGTAAATTctgttagtttaaaatggtggttagttgatggcattcttgctgatcaatccttccactgccttgctttgtgtctACTGACTTCctctgaaccgcttgactttctgaccgaCTTTCAAATTCCCCAATCTCTAACAACCTGAATACTTTTGTACCCGTGCTGTTGTTTCACTTTTCCGATCCTTTTTGCCTGAACCTTTACATTTCCCCCAATATTTCCCAATTATTCCACTGATGAAACTTCCGGCGATTTCCCCTATTCCACCTTATATCACATTGTTGTCGACATGCTCTGACCATTTTATGCTTTACCATTTTCGGAAGTTGGTAGTGGGCTTTGAAGTTCTTTCTACTTGCGttgaacaaaactgacattggaaCATCTTAGACAGACAAAACccccaaaagagaatgaaatgtAATGATTTaatgagttaaggataagaagaatccaaaactagataaatgtaaaaaggaaaaataaaagaaatttatcTGGTCGGAACAACTGGCAcaaatgatcatgacatgcatgtTAGACTAATCGGCCCGACCTGTGCAACTAACCAGCTTCCAGTTGCCATACTTtattgccccagaatttccatcacttgGTTACTTTGCTCAAACCTTAACCTTGTTCAACATGCAATGCCCCGAAACAGTTTttcaccaacagacctttctccattaaccatttctcaactcactttcgcctcaaggtgcccgcgagggttttcaccaataagactctctcattttattctttctctcaactcccgtcgccctacggtgcctgtgcaggttttcaccaataagactctctcatttttatcttttgtttttcttgcttgaaccagagtgttgccccggACATGAGttacctttacctgcttgactttgcatttctcaaaaattgatcagaaggtctttctttggactgtaatgtgggctttggacggggttagaaagaaagggcatgaaaggctcaaaatttcaaaatgggttaaaattataactttcggaatcagatttcttacaacaaccatgacctctgccccagtttctttgcttggggacttttggattttattatGGTATGattgaacctcagagaggctgcctacgtaccctttcgggatcaagtcaaacgtagttcacgttatagagactacgttgttgtttttcttttctgctcttctttttctttcttttcttcattttcttttcttttctttcttcttttcaccttcaattttcctccttttttttcttttccttcttcttttttttttctttgttactttttcttttcattttcttttcttccgcactcgcgtttcttaatggtgccattgattccgaaagagggatatgaaagagaataaataaggctcaaagggggtgacaaggggtaaaagtgtttagatatcataacaaaacgccttcatcatttcaatctttgaaatatgccaaatacaaacaagtacaatcaaaataaagaaatcatacatagtatcttttgaccgcatcggaattgatggtcatttctacacacttcccttccacatctgtcagatataatgcaccattagacaacactctggttacgaaaaatggcccctgccagttcggggcgaactttccttttgcttcggcccaatgaggcaaaatatatctcaacactaactgtccgacttcaaacttcctcggacgcactttcttgttgtacactcttgccattctttgctggtacagctgaccatgacacacggatgccaatctcttttcgtcaatcaaactcaactgctccagacggcttttcacccattcatcatcattgatCTCACCCTCTACTATGATTCgaagagacgggatttccacttctgcgggtatcactgcttctgtgccatataccaaagagtaaggagttgcccccaccgaggtccgaacggtggtgcggtaccccaacaatgcaaaaggaagcttttcatgccactgtctagatccttccaccattttccggagtattttctttatattcttattggctgcctcaaccgcaccatttgccttagggcggtatggagtagaatgacgATGAGTAATTTTGAACtactcacatgtctccttcatcagatgactattaagattagccccattgtctgtgataatcaccttcggtatcccaaaccgacaaataatgttcgaatgcacaaaatccaccacagctttcttggtcacaaacttgaacgtcttagcttctacgcatttggtaaaataatctatagctaccagaataaacctgtgcccatttgacgctgctggatcaattggcccaataacatccatgtcCCAGGCAACAAAatgccatggtgcggacatcgtatgtagttctgatggcggagaatgaatcaagtctccatgcacttggcactgatgacatttacgtacgaaactaatacaatctcgctccatagtaagaCAATAGTAACCTGCTCGTAGGATCTTCTTTACcaaaacatacccactcatatgcggtccacagactcccgaatgtacctcagtcatgatagacgTGGCCTGCCTCGCATCCATGTACCTCAACAAACCGAGgtttggagttcttttgtacaacactcctccactaaggaaaaacccgctagccaaccatcgaattgttcgtttctgatcacctgtggacTGCATCGGATACAAACCCaacctgatatattccttgatatcatgaaaccacggcTCACCGTCCAGttcctcttccaccacattacaataagcgtgctgatcgcggacctgaatctgcaaagggtccacgtaagccttatccgaatggtgtaacatcgatgccagagtatccaacgcatcggccacttcattatgaatccttggaatgtgcctgaattctatagaCTGAAAtcgctgacaaagctcatgcaaacattgccggtacggtataagctttaagtcccgtgtttcccattttccttgaatttggtgtaccagtaggtccgagtcacccatgaccaagacttcctggacacccatgtctacagctaatctcaaccccaagatacatgcctcatattctgccatgttgttcgtacaatagaaacgaagctgagccgtaacagggtagtgctgacctgtttcagaaataagtattgttcctattcccacacctttcatgtttacggccccatcaaagaaaagtctccatcctggcttctcaacttgttccaactcatcaatatgcatcacctcttcatcagggaagtaagttttcaacggctcataaTTATTGTCAACTGGATTCTCTACCAAATGATCTGCCAGcgcttgtgctttcattgcagtccatgtcacatagataatgtcaaactccgtaagcaagatctgccactttgcaagcctccctatgggcataggcttctgaaaaatatacttcaatgggtccaagcgagatatgagataagtagtgtaggatgacaaataatgtttcaacttctgtgccacccaagttagggcgtaacatgtcctctccagatgagtatacttaacctcgtaagatgtgaacttcttgctgaggtaatagatagcCTACTCTTTCCTGCCTGTAACATCATGctaccccagtacacaaccaaatgaattatccaaaaccgtcagatatagaatcaaaggcctccccgGTTCTAGCGGGATCAAcatgggtgggttcgacaaatacccctttatcttatcaaaagcctcctgacattcatcagtccatttaactgcagcatctttctttaacagcttgaaaatCGACTCACAAATTGTCATGAgttgagcaatgaacctactaatataattcaatcttcccaacaaactcatcacctcagttttgtttcttgggggcaTCAGTTCCTGAATAGCTATGATCTTCGACGAGTCTAGTTCGATACCCCGacggctgactataaatcccaacaacttcccagatggtactccaaaagcacactttgcaggattgagcttaagattgtacctacgaagcctttggaaaaacttcctcaaatccctgacatggtcagactgctgtctagacttcacgatcacatcatccacatacacctcgatttccttgtgtatcatatcatgaaatattgttttcattgccctcatataagttgccccagcatttttcaaaccaaacagcATGACCCGATAATAGTACGTTCCCCACGgagtgatgaatgccatcttttccgcgtcttcctcgtccattagaatcttatgataacccacgtaacaatccacaaaagaaccaatctcatgtttggcacagttatcaattaatatgtggatgttcggcagggggaaattgtcttttggacttgccttgttaagatctcgataatcgacacacaccctggtcttgccatctttctttggcaccgacacaacattagctaaccaggcAGGATACCGCATAACAcaaatgacctttgcatcaaattgcttggtaatctcttctttgatctttacacttatgtccattttgaactttctcaacttctgcttgacaggtgGGAGTGCCGAATCAGTGggcagtttgtgaaccactaaatcggtactTAGACTCGGCATATCATCacatgaccatgcaaaaacatccttgtaTTCGAACAATAcattaattatctcctccttgagttgtgggtccagatgaacacttattttagtttcgcgaatattgtcttggtcccctagattaactgcttctgtgtcatttaggttaggtttgggtttttcttcaaagtgacttaattctttactaatttcctcataggcCTTGTCATCGTCACTCCACCTCATCATCACattcgatttcttgtattattatttctgagttagactggcttttaaaactgggccaaagattcctcatgcatgtcatgtcattgatatcagcataacaagaactgtacaaaaaagaaaagaaaaatgaaaacaaaattaggactgaagaaaggagaaaaaattgcatttcattgaatgtaaagataacagggttttaactcatcctaACAGACagaacatagcaactgaattacaaaccctggaataatccaggtgaacaaAAAGGAAACAACACCCACTACCatgactccctccgaattggaagaggaatagcttcccaattgttgacttTAGCACGTGGTctgatgtactgtatatctgctttgctGGACCCTTCACCGGCCTCAACCAcgttcacttcagcaaataccctctcgaacaccttatccaaattctcCTCTGCCCCAATCAGTGACCCTGACACTTTTGCCAACAACTGCTTTCTGACACCCgacctgacgaaggacctggacaggcatggaattggtttgggaagaacccaagctttctttttcaatttacgagcccttctaacatctTCCATTG
Proteins encoded:
- the LOC138869083 gene encoding uncharacterized mitochondrial protein AtMg00860-like, with the protein product MDISVKIKEEITKQFDAKVICVMRYPAWLANVVSVPKKDGKTRCAFGVPSGKLLGFIVSRRGIELDSSKIIAIQELMPPRNKTEVMSLLGRLNYISRFIAQLMTICESIFKLLKKDAAVKWTDECQEAFDKIKGYLSNPPMLIPLEPGRPLILYLTVLDNSFGCVLG